In a single window of the Allobranchiibius huperziae genome:
- a CDS encoding HD domain-containing phosphohydrolase: MIGVIAESNLGRIRGGHTLSLTTVVVLTALPLSGMYGSVIVAVSSTALLVTSDAPFVARLFNSANIAICGVGGAISYSCSGGYSHLGPSTSATALIEHVLGPMIIATAVQLALNIFFLSLMIALGAHQSLGVTVREALINGWSPYPIYPVIAFVFAVLWASANLGAISILPIVAPLLIAQWSVALQAEENDAHLRTVETLVAAAQASQPILHGRSAWVDVVSREIGLELRLSASLMHSLQYAALLHDIGLVAPAAHTPGERLTGKELRWIKAHPQQGVRMLQGIDFLSDAVVAVGHHHERWDGNGYPSGLEGEQIPLLARILAIADAYCALLAADPDVSAEQLTSVAERSLDALRPLAGLQFDAVGLEALAHAQPRIVESLSVLIARQPPQPITGVDPHLPWVSAMFASARADI; encoded by the coding sequence GAAGCGTTATCGTCGCGGTCTCCAGTACTGCATTACTGGTCACGTCCGATGCTCCGTTCGTGGCACGTCTTTTTAACTCGGCGAACATTGCAATCTGTGGTGTCGGCGGGGCCATCTCATACTCGTGCAGTGGGGGTTATTCGCACCTAGGGCCCTCGACCAGCGCGACTGCCCTCATCGAGCACGTTCTCGGGCCGATGATCATCGCGACTGCTGTCCAACTGGCCTTGAATATCTTCTTCCTGAGCCTCATGATCGCGCTCGGAGCGCACCAGTCACTGGGGGTGACAGTGCGCGAGGCGCTGATCAACGGGTGGTCTCCCTATCCGATCTATCCGGTCATCGCATTCGTATTCGCCGTGCTCTGGGCATCGGCCAACTTGGGCGCGATCAGCATCCTGCCGATCGTCGCCCCCCTCCTTATCGCGCAATGGTCCGTTGCGTTACAGGCCGAGGAGAACGACGCGCACCTGCGAACGGTCGAGACCCTGGTCGCCGCCGCACAGGCGAGCCAGCCGATCCTGCACGGCCGAAGCGCCTGGGTGGACGTGGTGTCTCGGGAGATTGGGCTGGAGCTTCGTCTTTCCGCTTCCCTCATGCACTCCCTGCAGTACGCCGCCCTCCTGCACGACATCGGCCTGGTCGCACCGGCCGCGCACACCCCGGGCGAGCGCCTGACCGGCAAGGAGCTGCGGTGGATCAAGGCCCACCCGCAACAGGGAGTGCGCATGCTGCAGGGCATCGACTTCCTCTCGGACGCCGTCGTCGCCGTAGGGCATCATCACGAACGGTGGGACGGCAACGGTTACCCCTCCGGCCTGGAGGGTGAGCAGATCCCGTTGCTGGCCCGGATCCTCGCCATCGCCGACGCCTACTGTGCACTTCTGGCCGCGGATCCAGACGTGAGCGCGGAGCAGCTCACATCGGTCGCCGAGCGAAGTCTCGACGCGCTGCGCCCGCTCGCCGGTCTGCAGTTCGACGCCGTCGGCCTGGAGGCTCTGGCGCACGCCCAGCCACGGATCGTAGAATCTCTGAGCGTCCTGATCGCCCGTCAGCCACCGCAACCGATCACCGGGGTGGACCCGCACCTGCCATGGGTGTCGGCCATGTTCGCCTCTGCCCGGGCGGATATATGA